The proteins below are encoded in one region of Syntrophorhabdales bacterium:
- a CDS encoding YidB family protein encodes MGILDELVKTAAGAVLGGSGQGGLVEHALGLMNNPGTGGLTGLIEQFKSKGLGDAVSSWIGQGENQAISGEAIANIVGSDKVQQIAGILGMSSSEAANGLATVLPHLIDQLTPDGKVPEGGLLEQGLNILKQKLS; translated from the coding sequence ATGGGCATTTTGGATGAATTGGTGAAGACAGCGGCGGGCGCGGTCCTGGGCGGTTCGGGCCAGGGTGGCCTTGTGGAGCACGCGTTGGGTCTTATGAATAATCCTGGAACGGGTGGGCTCACAGGGCTCATCGAACAGTTCAAAAGCAAAGGTCTTGGCGATGCGGTCTCCTCGTGGATCGGGCAAGGGGAAAACCAGGCCATTTCCGGGGAGGCAATTGCAAACATAGTAGGCAGCGACAAGGTTCAGCAGATTGCCGGTATCCTGGGTATGTCCAGCTCAGAAGCTGCAAACGGGCTTGCCACAGTGCTGCCTCATCTGATCGATCAGCTCACACCGGACGGGAAGGTGCCTGAAGGAGGTTTGCTTGAGCAAGGATTGAACATCCTGAAACAGAAGCTCTCGTAG